CTTTCAGACGAGGCGAAGTCGCTCCGGCAGGATGTCTCGCAAGCCGCCCAAACCACGACGCAGACGATCACCGACGAGAAGGCGCGTCTCAACGAGACGCTCGCCAAGCTGGATGAAGGCATCGCGCAGGCGACCACTCTCGCGGCGCGCCTGGGAACCATCGCCGACAGGGTCGAACACGGCGACGGCACGATCAGCCGGCTCCTCAGCCAGGAGGACACGATCCTGCCGAAGGTCGAAGACACGCTCACCGAGACGACCGCAGCGCTCCGGCGGCTCAACGCGCTCTCAGAATCGGTCGAACGGCTTGCCGCGCCGGAACGTCCGCCGCTCGCCAACGTGGGATTCGAACTGACCTATCGGAGCACCGTCGAAGGGCTCCAAAGCGAACTGGGCGTTCAGGTCCGTCCCGACAAGCGCCGCGAGTTGCTGGCGGGCGTCTCCAGCCGCGAAGGCAAGCGCGTCTACAATGTCGTCGTCGGGCAGAAAGTCGGTCCCGTGGTCGGACGAGCGGGCTTCATCGAGTCCAAGGGAGCCCTCGGCGCCGACTGGACTCCGCATCGGTTCCTCACGCTTCGCGCAGAAGCGATCGGCATCACGCGCCGCCTCTTCCGCGACAACGAGACGGTCCTCCCGCGCATCGACGCCAAGGCGATCATCAAGCCGCTGCCGCAAGCCTATGTCGTCTTCGGCGCTGAGAACGTCATCAACGACGACGTCGGGTTCATGTTCGGCGTCCGAACCCCCTACTGACCCCAATGAAGACGCGCACCGAGTTCGTCTGCACCGACTGTGGAGCCGTCTCGGCGCGCTGGCTGGGGCGATGCCGGGAGTGCGGCGCTTGGAACACCCTCGAAGAGCGCGCTCAGCCCGCCCGAGCCGCTCCTGAACGTCGAAGCCGCGCCGTCGACCCCGACTCGAATGCCCCGGTTCGCCTGGCAGACGTATCGACGACCCAGCAGGCGCGCCTGCAAACGGGCATCGCCGAACTCGACCGCGTGCTCGGCGGCGGGCTCGTTCGCGGCTCGGTGGCGCTCCTGGGCGGCGAGCCCGGCATGGGCAAGTCGACGCTCCTGCTTCAGGCGCTCGCGTCCATTGGCGCGTCTGCGGGCAAAGTGCTCTACGTGACGGGCGAGGAGTCCGCGCGGCAGATACGCTTGCGCGCGGATCGCTTGGGCATCGGATCCGACGACCTGCTGCTCCTGTGCGAGTCGGAGACCGAGTCGATTCTCGCCCACCTTCGTGAGACTCAGCCCCGCGCGGTCGTGATCGACTCCATTCAGACGGCGAGCGTGGAGACGGTGCGCTCCGCGCCGGGAAGCGTCGCGCAGATCCGCGAGAGCGCGGCGGCGTTCATCGCCTTCGCCAAGTCATCCGAGACGCCGGTCTTCCTCGTGGGTCACGTCACCAAAGAGGGAACCATCGCCGGTCCGCGCGTGCTGGAGCACATGGTCGATACCGTGCTGATGTTTGAGGGCGATCTCCACCACGCCTACCGGCTCATCCGCGCAACGAAGAACCGCTTCGGCTCGACCAACGAGCTCGCGGTCTTCGAGATGACGGAACGCGGACTCGCAGAGGTCGCGAACCCGTCGGCGCTCTTTCTCAGCCAGCGAACGGCGGGGGTGTCGGGCTCCGTCGTCGTCTGCGCGATGGAGGGTTCCCGCCCGCTGCTGCTGGAACTGCAAGCCCTCGTCGCGCCGGCGCGTTACGGAGCACCCATGCGCGTCTCGACGGGCTTCGACCGGAGCCGCGTCGCGATGCTCCTCGCCGTGCTCGAGAAGCGCGGCGGGATCGCCCTGCAGAACGCGGATGTCTTCGTGAACGTGACCGGCGGCGTCGAGCTCGACGAGCCCGCCGCCGACCTGGGCATGGTCGCCGCCATCGCGTCGAACTATCGAGATGCGCCAGTCTCGCCCAAGACGGTGCTCCTCGGCGAGGTCGGTCTGGCGGGCGAGGTGCGGGCGGTCAGCCGCCTGCCGCAGCGTCTTGCCGAAGCGGCAAAGCTCGGCTTCGAGCGCGCCGTCGTGCCGAAGAGCCAGGCGGCGAAGTCAGCCTCCGACGGATCGGGCGGCATACAGGTCGTCGGCGTCGATACGGTCGGTCAGGCGTTGGGCATTCTCATCTAGGCAGTGCGCCGCCCGGTTCCGCGTGATACCCTGTGATTGGGCGCACTACGGTCGCATCGAGACGGAGCGGACGCCATGACGCTCGGCAAGGTCGTCGGCACGATCACCGCTACGAAGAAGGACGAGAAGCTCACGGGCGGCAAGTTGATGGTCGTCCAGGAGCTCAGCATGGAAGGCAAGCCGCTCGAGCGCTACGCGGTCGCCGTCGATTCGGTGGGGTGCGGCACAGGCGA
This genomic interval from Candidatus Poribacteria bacterium contains the following:
- the radA gene encoding DNA repair protein RadA — encoded protein: MKTRTEFVCTDCGAVSARWLGRCRECGAWNTLEERAQPARAAPERRSRAVDPDSNAPVRLADVSTTQQARLQTGIAELDRVLGGGLVRGSVALLGGEPGMGKSTLLLQALASIGASAGKVLYVTGEESARQIRLRADRLGIGSDDLLLLCESETESILAHLRETQPRAVVIDSIQTASVETVRSAPGSVAQIRESAAAFIAFAKSSETPVFLVGHVTKEGTIAGPRVLEHMVDTVLMFEGDLHHAYRLIRATKNRFGSTNELAVFEMTERGLAEVANPSALFLSQRTAGVSGSVVVCAMEGSRPLLLELQALVAPARYGAPMRVSTGFDRSRVAMLLAVLEKRGGIALQNADVFVNVTGGVELDEPAADLGMVAAIASNYRDAPVSPKTVLLGEVGLAGEVRAVSRLPQRLAEAAKLGFERAVVPKSQAAKSASDGSGGIQVVGVDTVGQALGILI
- a CDS encoding ethanolamine utilization protein EutN, with amino-acid sequence MTLGKVVGTITATKKDEKLTGGKLMVVQELSMEGKPLERYAVAVDSVGCGTGEVVLVATGSSARLTQATKDRPVDAVIMAIVDTLEVGGVVLYRK